One genomic region from Candidatus Poribacteria bacterium encodes:
- a CDS encoding AAA family ATPase — protein sequence MTRAKVFAFINYKGGVAKTTSAYHVGCWLAGTKNKNVLLIDIDPQTNLTFLCASVEDWERRKSKVGTIATMYKRYLHKSPVDVKKYLWKTPIRLRDGRHHPRVDLVPCDIDLIGEDIGSGQIAGAYPSMEMLKMNAKQFMRDRNFLTEVIKEVHNKYDYVLIDCPPNLYLMTQNALVASDYYIVTAIPDHLSTIGLNILIKKVKKIDTLVKHAAVLAGSEADRHRVAEFGAVLFVRARIGGSMLTTAHMNKMGEVRSSLGLECFKTHTTELIGYTEAAENSLPVWLHDTENARRARMKQEYPKIVDELLEKF from the coding sequence ATGACGAGAGCAAAAGTTTTTGCCTTCATCAACTACAAAGGCGGTGTTGCCAAGACAACATCTGCCTATCACGTTGGGTGCTGGTTGGCTGGGACAAAAAACAAGAACGTCTTATTGATCGATATTGACCCACAGACGAACCTGACGTTTTTATGCGCCTCTGTTGAAGACTGGGAAAGACGTAAGTCCAAAGTCGGAACAATCGCCACAATGTATAAGAGATATCTGCATAAGAGCCCTGTAGATGTCAAAAAATACTTATGGAAAACCCCTATTCGTTTAAGGGATGGTCGCCATCATCCCCGAGTTGATCTGGTGCCATGTGATATTGATCTGATCGGGGAAGATATTGGCAGCGGCCAAATCGCTGGGGCGTATCCGAGTATGGAAATGTTAAAGATGAACGCAAAGCAGTTTATGCGTGACCGGAATTTCCTTACTGAAGTCATCAAAGAGGTCCATAATAAATATGATTATGTTCTCATTGATTGCCCACCAAACCTTTATTTGATGACACAAAACGCGCTGGTTGCGAGTGATTATTATATTGTTACTGCGATACCGGACCATCTTTCTACTATTGGCCTAAACATCCTGATAAAGAAAGTAAAGAAAATCGATACCCTTGTGAAGCATGCGGCTGTGCTCGCTGGCAGTGAAGCAGATCGTCACCGTGTTGCTGAGTTTGGCGCAGTTCTTTTCGTTCGGGCACGAATCGGAGGGTCAATGTTGACGACGGCACATATGAATAAGATGGGGGAGGTTCGCTCATCTTTGGGTCTGGAATGTTTCAAAACTCACACAACTGAGTTGATTGGATATACGGAAGCCGCAGAAAACAGCTTGCCAGTATGGTTACATGATACTGAGAATGCTAGACGGGCTAGAATGAAGCAGGAATATCCAAAAATCGTCGACGAGCTATTGGAGAAATTCTGA
- a CDS encoding mobile mystery protein A, whose translation MINLRRTVLKQYQDMANQHCALMKVPRPKEGWIRTARKALGMSGPQLGRRLGLKKAQVSQMERMETEDRISLKQLRRVAEALECDLVYALVPRQPIEETIMERAREKATKLVTKADVQMALEAQQLNKTALVEEINLETQRLLETMPRDLWED comes from the coding sequence ATGATTAATCTGAGACGAACTGTTCTTAAACAGTATCAAGATATGGCCAATCAACATTGTGCATTGATGAAGGTCCCCCGCCCAAAAGAGGGGTGGATTCGTACCGCCCGAAAGGCGCTAGGCATGAGTGGACCACAGCTTGGCCGTAGGCTCGGCTTAAAAAAAGCGCAAGTTTCCCAAATGGAGCGAATGGAAACAGAAGACCGCATCTCACTCAAACAATTACGGCGCGTCGCGGAGGCGCTCGAGTGCGATCTGGTTTATGCTCTTGTACCCAGGCAACCAATCGAAGAAACTATAATGGAAAGAGCCAGGGAAAAAGCCACCAAGCTGGTGACAAAGGCAGACGTTCAGATGGCTCTCGAAGCTCAACAATTAAACAAGACAGCCCTGGTTGAGGAAATCAACCTTGAAACACAACGTTTACTTGAAACTATGCCGCGTGATTTATGGGAGGATTAA
- a CDS encoding mobile mystery protein B: MDYPDGATPLDPNELEGLKFPHIQTRSQLDRLEQQNIQEGLKWLASQRKYNDLLTTEFTKELHKRLFGLVWKWAGSFRTTEKNIGIDPINISVELYKLLEDARYWIDHHTYPPIEFAARFHHRQVQIHLFPNGNGRHSRIMTDALLEKCLKERALQWSSEILAGNPEHREVYINALRRADAGDYIQLINFLMGQTS; the protein is encoded by the coding sequence ATGGATTACCCGGATGGCGCTACACCGTTAGACCCGAATGAACTGGAAGGATTGAAATTTCCACATATTCAAACTCGCAGTCAACTCGACCGGTTAGAGCAACAAAATATCCAGGAAGGTTTGAAATGGCTGGCAAGTCAACGCAAGTATAATGACCTGTTAACTACAGAATTTACCAAGGAACTACATAAACGCCTGTTTGGATTAGTCTGGAAGTGGGCCGGTAGTTTCAGGACGACAGAAAAGAACATTGGCATTGACCCAATAAATATTAGTGTTGAACTATATAAGCTATTGGAAGATGCTCGTTATTGGATTGACCATCACACCTATCCCCCGATTGAGTTTGCAGCGCGCTTCCATCATCGCCAAGTTCAAATTCATTTATTTCCTAATGGGAATGGCCGCCACTCAAGAATAATGACAGATGCACTGCTGGAAAAATGTTTAAAGGAAAGAGCGCTTCAGTGGAGCAGTGAAATATTAGCAGGCAATCCGGAACATCGGGAAGTTTACATCAATGCACTTCGAAGAGCGGATGCGGGTGATTACATTCAGTTAATTAATTTTCTCATGGGTCAGACAAGTTGA
- a CDS encoding LysR family transcriptional regulator, producing MRNVNLNLLKVFDAVMRERNITRAAARLCVSQPAISNALSSLRALYGDELFIRTPKGVAPTAKALEIADPIRESLQLVDDTLENNLEFRPESLHRQFTVALTDYGELHFLPYIISELNISAPGVEVVCLPEPGATLRPEMRSGTVDLVWDWVRIDDPQYHVELIFQDRSYCVARRDHPKVNAGLSPDDFLELEHVALRPTRTHIPMIERELEKQGLQRKVVAEVSHLLAMPGIVANTDLVACLPQRLATFYAGQMDLAICPNPVFSHPVPVYQMWHKHLDDDTGHAWFRGLLQRLAHSV from the coding sequence ATGCGCAACGTAAACCTTAACCTGCTGAAGGTATTTGACGCGGTGATGAGAGAGCGCAACATCACCCGCGCAGCCGCGAGGTTATGCGTATCGCAGCCGGCAATCAGTAATGCCCTCAGCAGCCTGCGCGCGCTGTACGGCGACGAATTATTCATACGCACGCCCAAAGGCGTAGCGCCGACGGCAAAAGCCCTGGAGATTGCTGATCCCATCCGGGAATCGTTGCAACTGGTAGACGATACACTGGAAAACAACCTCGAGTTCCGGCCCGAGTCCCTGCACCGCCAGTTTACCGTCGCGCTGACCGACTACGGCGAACTGCACTTCCTGCCCTATATCATCAGTGAACTGAACATCAGCGCACCGGGGGTGGAAGTCGTCTGTCTCCCCGAACCCGGCGCGACACTGCGGCCCGAGATGCGGTCCGGGACGGTTGACCTGGTTTGGGACTGGGTCAGGATCGACGATCCCCAGTACCACGTGGAACTGATCTTCCAGGACCGGAGCTACTGTGTAGCCCGCAGGGACCACCCGAAAGTCAACGCCGGCCTGTCGCCGGACGATTTTCTCGAGTTGGAACACGTTGCCCTGCGGCCGACGCGCACGCACATCCCCATGATTGAACGGGAACTGGAGAAACAGGGCCTGCAACGCAAGGTCGTTGCCGAGGTATCCCACCTGCTGGCGATGCCCGGCATAGTGGCCAACACCGACCTGGTTGCCTGCCTGCCGCAACGGCTGGCAACATTCTATGCCGGGCAAATGGACCTTGCCATCTGCCCCAACCCGGTATTCTCACACCCCGTCCCCGTTTACCAGATGTGGCACAAGCACCTGGACGACGATACCGGACATGCCTGGTTCCGCGGCCTCCTGCAGCGGCTGGCGCACAGCGTCTGA
- a CDS encoding AMP-binding protein, with amino-acid sequence MSAEQARSIPYTSRTLPRILSLQAARHGDKTLIASASRSITYGGAPDIAARSAGRLAAAGVQAGDRVIAFLPNGMDLVELWFGAAWLGAVLVPINTEFRGEQLRHA; translated from the coding sequence GTGAGCGCAGAACAAGCTCGATCAATACCCTACACCAGCCGCACATTGCCCCGGATACTCAGCCTCCAGGCGGCGCGCCACGGTGACAAGACCTTGATAGCATCTGCATCCCGCTCCATCACTTATGGCGGGGCGCCGGATATTGCCGCACGCAGCGCCGGACGTCTCGCGGCCGCCGGCGTACAGGCAGGAGACCGGGTCATCGCGTTCCTGCCCAACGGCATGGACCTGGTAGAACTCTGGTTCGGCGCGGCCTGGCTGGGCGCGGTGCTGGTGCCCATCAATACCGAGTTTCGCGGCGAACAGTTACGCCATGCC